The window AGaatggaggggcaggagggatgtggggggcacaggggcagtGGTGAGAAGCGGGGGGGCAGAGaatggaggggcaggagggatgtggggggcccaggggcagctggtgagaggcggggggggggggggcacggaggCGTGGCATGGGGAGAAGGGGCCGAAAGTGTAGGGGGCCCAGGGCAGCGGCTGGAGGGGCCCAGGGAAAGGGGGAGCGCCCAGCAGGAGGCCGCGTGCGGgctgacggagggggaggcccAGCAGCGCCCGCCCAGGAGGGAGCCGTTTCTGGTCCCCGTCTCGCGGGGCAGCGGGAGCGGGCGGcagcagccccggccccggcgccaTGGAGAGCTACACGGTGAGGAGCGGcggctgccccgccctgagcgcGCAGGGGGCCGGTCTCGGGCCTGAGGGGAGGGGCCCCGTTGCTCATGGAgtagggggagctgggggtgcccATTGCCCCCAGGGCAGGGAAGCTGTGGGGTGCCTGTCGtctcctggggcagggggagctggggggtgcctGTTGTCTcccagggggaggggtgctgggggtgcccaTGCCCCCAGGgtaggggagctgtggggtgcctgttgtctcccagggctgggggtgcccaTTGCCCATGGGGCAAGGGGGGCTGAGGGTGCCTGTTGCCCCCAGAGGAGGGGGAACTGAGGGTGCCTGTTGCTCAGGGGGAGCTCGGGGCTGAACAGTGAGGGAGGCTCTGAGGTGTTTTTGTGCCCAGGTTCCCCCATGTTTATCAATGCCTGTCCCCCCCACGTAGGTgctggagcagctggagcccggggctCTGGGCACAATGCTGGTGGTGGAGTTAAAAACGGAGaaagaaggtgctgggaggaAATATGTGCTGAAGCAGGTGAGAACTTGGTTGCCATGACACCGAGATGCAGCTCTCAAGTACATCTCCCTAGGCCCATTTGCCTGAGAGTAACGTAGCCCAGCATACCAACCGTCATAGACGCTGGGTCTGGGTTGGCTTATACTTTGAATTATGACACTGTTTTGAACTGCAGTTGCATTCAGATCGATTACAGGAGCATAAAGGTTGAAGATGGAAAAGACTTATTGAGTCCCTCCTAGTCCATTCTTCCTCTAACTCACTGTCACTCTCATGGCAAGGGAAGGACAAAGCTGATCAACTGCAGCTTTTTATTGCTGCTGGACCCAACCAGCAATCAatgttattcttttttttttgtacgAACAGAATTTTAATTCAGCCAGTTGCTTTGTGTACAATACAAAGTTTATACAGAAGGGAAAGTGTCATATTACATCAGCAGGCACCCAACAGTAGATATTAGGGTTGCAGTGTACAGTTACTGATGATATATACAAATCGGGTGCAAATTCTCCTGGTGGGGTTACTTATGCGATGCTCAGTGTCGTAAAGCTTGGCCACCTCTGTATTATATTCTCATCCATGTCTTTTGTTATATTGTTATCgttgtcttttgtttgtttggtacAGGTTGAATGCATTGATGAACAACAAGCAAATGAAGCCCTGAAGGAGGTAGCAATGCAGTCTTTTTTTACTAGTCTAATTCAGAAGGAGCGGGGTCTTATCTTAGAAAAATCCTTTATCAGCAatcatttgaaaatataaatagcCCTACCTGATTTGGGCCTTGACTACCCATAAACTGTCTTGTTCTCCCTCCTCGTGGGGTCccaaagcctgggctccagcccgagcctgaatctACACAACTATATAGTCtagcagcccaagccccaggggtctgagtcagctgacacgggccagccatgggtattttactgtagtgtagacaagactccAGCAACTCAGTTCAGCCTATGAATTCTTAGTAACAATCCTTAGACTTGAATGTTTGGGTTTAAGTGGCCAGCTGTTCTCAATGGATGGCCCTCACTTCAGAGCCTGTGTTTGTTTACCTTTAGGGCACAGTGCAAAGCCCATCTGTTTGTTTGATCATTAGCTGGAAGGATGGAGAGTGGTCTGTTGATAGTCCTGTTTATTACTAATGACTCAATTTCTACATAGTACATGTTATTTTAATGTTGTGTTGATTTTTGTGCCCATGGATCTAGACATTTCTTGATGGGAATGTCTTCACTGGCCTTTCCCTTCTGTGGTACCTGCGTTGTGCATACCTCCTTCAGTATTTAATAAATAAGACATAATAATAAGTCAGCAATATTGCTAATATCATAATTATTGTTCCAACAGAACACAGATATTCACAACAGAatggtctagtgcaggggttggcaacctttcagaagtggtgtgccgagtcttcatttattcactctaatttaaggtttcgcgtgccagtaatacattttaatgtttttagaaggtctctttctataagtctataatatataactaaactattgttgtatgtaaagtaaataaggttttttaaatgtttaagaagcttcatttaaaactaaattaaaatgcagaaccccctggaccagtggccaggacctggccagtgtgagtgccactgaaaatcagctcgcgtgccgcctttggcacgcctgccataggttgcctaaccCTGGTCTAGTGTCACTGCTGGTGTTCATTGCACCTAGCACCTGCTGTTCACAATAAGTGAGAATGTTTAAAACCAATTAATATTTAGTTGTGGTCAGAAAGTAATTAAAATTGCCTATTCTACTCAATATACCAGCCCCCTGTGTGTATTCAGAATTAGATCTGCTGACTTTACTGACCAAAGTTTGAGCCAAATTGTCTGCTGGTGTAGTTCTATTAAAGTAAATGAAGTTATACTAGCTgggaatttggccctttattttTACTCCTTTTTACTCCATTTAGCTCTGTAGTGCCATGAGCACAGCTTTGGGAGAGTGAGCTGAATTCTGTTCCAGCTCATACATCAACAACAGAATTTTTAAGTAAGTTCCAATTGCAGGATCTTTACCTTGAGACTTTACCTCGTGGCCAGGGTTAGAGAGATGGACACTTTGTGCATTTTAGTTACACGTGCAATTCACAGTTGACTCAGGGTTACTGCAGATGATTGGTGTATCAGAAATAATCCAGTTTGACTTTCAAATTCCAGGATGAGTTTGTAAGGCTGGCTGTTAGGAAACAATCTTTTTACTTGTGAACTGATCCTTTGCGAGATGACAAATGTTGAACCCCAATATGCTATTTGTACAGCGTTATATTTAGAGTAGAGCTTCACTTAAGTACTGTATTTCACTTTTCTTGACACACCTTCGATTGCAAATGTGAActagaactgaaaaaaaaaaagaactggacCTGGCTACTTTGACAGGGACATGGCATGATTGACAGTCAGATATCTgccctttgtgttctgtgttttgaAGACATTTTCTTAATCCAGGAGAAAAAAGCATGTGGATTGTTGCAGCTCACTCAGAGTAAACTCTTTGGGTTTCATTTGCTGTCTTTCCAACAGGCAATGGATCTGCTGAAACTTCAGCATTCAAACATCTGCATTTACAAAGAATTGTTTATCACCTGGGATAATAAGGTGAGAATGAAATACTGCCTGTTAGAGTGGAGTGCACAAACTGGCATGTCAAAGTTTCTGTAGCTAGGTGAGGGGACACTTAAGGTTTCTGGGCCTGTGATTGATCCTCCTtctgtgaagtatcagaggggtagccgtgttagtctggatctgtaaaaagcaacagagggtcctgtggcacctttaagactaacagatgtattggagcataatttccattacatgtgtctgacgaagtgggcattcacccacgaaagcttatgctccaatacatctgttagtcttaaaggtgccacaggaccctctattgcttccTTCTGTGAAGGCCGCTAAGTTACACTACCATTGGGGCAGCACAACATGGCTGTGTTGCATCCCAGTGTCTTTGTATCTGTATGCAGTGTCTTCTCCTTTTGTTCCCATATGCAACGGATACACAATTTTTAAGCTGCTGCGGTTCCTTGTCTGAATAAAGCACCTTAAAAATTGGCCCATAAAGAAGCCAGAAGGCCAGAGCTATTTCTTTGTGGACACAATCTTGCATGCTACTTgggcctaaatctcattgaattcAGTAGAATTTATGTTTGAGTGGAACTGCTCATATGGTTTCAAAGGTACTTGTTCCTGTTAGAAGCAGATGTTTGATGTTTAAGTAGACAAAAGTAAATATTGACTCTTTTGTGGGAGACAAATAATCCCATCACATACTTCCATGGTGTGCACCAACTCTATTTGCAAGGTCCAACAGCTGATTTATATCTTTGTTGCTGCATATGTCATTACCTCCAAGTGACTGAATAATGTCGATCTAATCTCTGTTGCAGATTTCATCTCTATTTCTTTGTCTGGTGATGCAACACTCAAGCCAAGGAGACCTTTCATCTCTGATCAAGGCAAAAAGAAAGAAGCGAGAGAAAGTAGAAGATATGGTAAAAAATTACAGAAAAGGCATCTTATTGAAATGTAAAGTAATCTCACCGCCTTTAACTTTTTTCACTACCTTCTGTCCTTTCTCAGCTGCTCCCCAGAGACCTCAAAGTATAGTATTTATTGCTTAAAGCAGGAGACTAGGACTTAAGACTTCTgaattctcttcccagctctgccactgagtcaTTGTACAATCacaataataatacttatcaCTTATATAATTTTCTATTCCTGGGCAACTCAACCTTTCCGTGCCTTAGTTTACTCTTCtgaaaaatggagataataatagtGCCTCATTCACAGGGGTGATGTGCAGGTTAATTGATCTGCAGAAAGTGAAAGGAGTATAGTATTCCCACTTGGACTGGAGTCTGTATCAAACTAAGAAGCCTTCATGTGATTAGACATGTCTTATTTCACCATGAAGTTATTCTTTGTGTACTACATTTTCATGTATATTTCTGTCCATAGGTGCTTCAGAAGTTCCTGGGGCAGATGGTGGATGCTTTGTTTTATAtacacaaacaaaatgtttttcacaGGTAAATAGAAATTCCAGCCTCTTTGACTGCTAGACCTTTGTCTGTTTGCAGCTGAACTATCACTTCAGCACAGCTATTCACTTGAGAAGTAAGACATTGTACATTTTGCTGGCATGGTGAGGCGTTTCAGAGATAAGATGGAGTATCAAAATGAGTTTATAGCAGAGATAGATTATTAGTAGATTTACTGTATGAGTGTTAATCAGTGCGCTTCTCCTtctcccaccatttttttccctcgGTGGTGTTTGACTTCAGAGACAGTAGTCTGATGTGAATTTATTGATTAAAGCAGGGGAGTGGAAGTTatactcctggattctatttctgcaTCTGATTGTTGTCACtctaggcaagtcatttaactcaTATGTTCTCCCCAGATTTATCCATCCACAAAATGAGAATAACTTAACTCttgaatgtttgtaaagtgttcaTGATCCTGTAGTTAATGAAATACTGGCATATTGACTCTTCATTCACATTCATATTACAGTCTATAATCCTGCGTAAACCTTGGCAAATGAGCTGTGCCTTTCATAAACTAAAAGAGTAAACAAACTTAACAGGAATAAGAGAGGAAAAAGGACTAGTGTCATGCTCAATGTTCGGATAAAGTTGAGGCTTCCAGTGtcaatttttaaagctttttgccTTATTCAcagtaaaaaaggaaaataaatgtattttatttcattataATTTGTAACTTAAGAACAAAGCCCATCTTTTTTATGTAAAAGGTCTCAGAGATAAGAAGCCTGTAGCTATACATCATTACGCTCTGATTTAACTTGTTGATAAAAACCATTTCTGTGTGTTGCAGAAACCTCAAACCGTCTAACATCCTTTTAACTGATGAAGTATCCTTCATGCTTTGCGATTTCAGTGTAGAAACTCTTATGACTGATGAAATGAAATGGAAGATAAGAGTGGAAGAAGGTAgctatttaattttaatattttagtattctgttgggttttttttttaaagagattcaACTGTGTTTTTTAACAGTTTAATTTTATTACAAAATAAAGACGGAAAACACCTTTTTTTGCctataacattttatttcttctaAGCAGCAAGCAAGATCATTGTAAAAGATCAAGAATTAAATAGATTGATTGTGTTATGAAAACTTTCACACTTACATAATTGGTCTGAATCTTGCTCAGCGGTGATAAAAAATAATTGTTACTGTCTGATCGCAGTTTTGTGGTACGTTTAAAATGAGTTTGGAAGTTGTCTGTCCAGTTACAAGTGGACAGATGCTCACATCATACAAACCACTGTCACAATTGGAAAAATAGATCTTTTAATATTTTGGGAGTCATGAGATGGCTCTAAGCTACACTGAATTTGTAAGACTATTTGCAATAATGTATAGGAAGTTAGATCTTGGTGAATTGTTTGTCATTAATTGTAGTGCGGTTCTTCTATGGAGTATCACCAGTAAAAATCTAACTCACTGTAGAATCTTTCTGACTGAATTGTACTTTGATGTGAAACTGCTATCTACAGGTCACACCCATGCAAGCAAAGCAAAACATTACACAGTGTCAAAACAATTACTGATCTGACATTTATTTCAACAGATCCTGACTCTAAATCCTGGATGTCCCCTGAAGCACTCTGCTTTTCCTTTAGTGAGAAGTCTGACATTTGGTCTTTAGGATGTATTCTACTAGACATGATGACCTGCTTCTTTCTGAAGGTATGTACTGTTGAGAGTACCACGAACATTTCACTGGGAATGTAATGTGTCAAAAACTCTCAAGAGATCCACAAAGTGAATACATACAGAGTCTACTAGTATTCTGTTCTTTACAGGTGAAAGACACAAATTCATTACTGCAGGATATTAGAAAGGACACCAGTAGTCTTGAGAGAGTTCTGACGTTAATGCAGAAAGGGAATAAAGAGACTCTGCCTTTGTCTCAAATTTTACTTATGATGCTACAGATTCTGCCCAGTATGAGACCCTCAGCAAAGTGAGTTCTGGACATTTCCCCTTGCTCTATTCTGTTTTTTGCTTCCTCTGGGCCCCTATCTGCTGTAAGAGGGAGTGTTCTTCAGTGTTTAGATTAGGGGACTGAGAGCCAGGGTTCCTAGGTTCTATCTCTGCAACTGACTCGCTGTGCTACCTTGCTGTAAGAAAGTCATTTCACCTATtagtgccttggtttccccatctttgAAATTAGTGTTCCGGTGTACACTGACCAGAGATTCTCTGATCAGAAAGGACAGTTGGTTTTGTTGGAGAATTAtgttataaaacaaaattatagaCAAGCTTTTGGAGGCTGGGCTGTAGTCTGTATATAGTTCGCATTCTCAGAAAATGTCTGCATTGACtaaggttttatttttatatgagaatctcaaagctctttacaaacattaattaattaagcctcagaGTACATCATGAGATTGGTTAGTGTTATGTCCACTATCCAGGTAGGTAAAATGAGGCACAAGTGTTAACTGACTTGCCCACAGCCACAAAATCAGTGAAAGAGTCAAGATCAGAATTTAGGAGTCCTGATAACCAGAACCCTCTTTTATCCACTAATTAACACTTCCACTTCCAACAAAACACACCAAAATCAATAGGAAAACTTTGTTGAcgttctttctctctccttctctaggGATCTGGTTGATATTCCATATGTTATGGAATGTTTGACTCTTGCTGGTTCCTCGTTATCAAAACAGGAAAAAACCTTGCCTTCAGCAATTTTAGATATGCTCCTTGAAGGAGGAATTGGAAGTGTTTTAGGTAATCAGGAAAATAAGTTGCTTTTGAGATACTGACATTAGTTTTCTATTGAAATGCCATGTGTGTTCCATTTAGGATGTATTATGCTACAGAAATGAATGAATGGATGGCTACCCATTGTACCTGAAATGAAATGCATCACTGTTTTGGACAAGAATCTCTGTGTCACCATTCTTATAACTTCATAAGAGTAGTAGCTCTTATCTAATGTTCTGTCTGAATAGGGTGAGAGAgtgttattaaaataatttttgtcaGACTGTTCTGAAGTTCCTGGGAGCTCCCCTCTCTGATTGCATTCTAGTTTATGGCAGTTAAACGTGTTAAGATATTCAGTTAGAATGCATTATTGGCTAAAGAGAAAaagctgctcctttaaagaattTTGTTTACTTACATATCTTTACATTTTCTTATTAACATCATTTCATATTGGAGTGTTTTAAAAGAACAT is drawn from Chrysemys picta bellii isolate R12L10 chromosome 18, ASM1138683v2, whole genome shotgun sequence and contains these coding sequences:
- the STKLD1 gene encoding serine/threonine kinase-like domain-containing protein STKLD1 isoform X7 — encoded protein: MESYTVLEQLEPGALGTMLVVELKTEKEGAGRKYVLKQVECIDEQQANEALKEAMDLLKLQHSNICIYKELFITWDNKISSLFLCLVMQHSSQGDLSSLIKAKRKKREKVEDMVLQKFLGQMVDALFYIHKQNVFHRNLKPSNILLTDEVSFMLCDFSVETLMTDEMKWKIRVEEDPDSKSWMSPEALCFSFSEKSDIWSLGCILLDMMTCFFLKVKDTNSLLQDIRKDTSSLERVLTLMQKGNKETLPLSQILLMMLQILPSMRPSAKDLVDIPYVMECLTLAGSSLSKQEKTLPSAILDMLLEGGIGSVLEFMQTYWDIEQAQAKAIKRLASLLGEENALMCLLELLDPVTCAMRTHIDSLELQLDGCRLLLNIIGQALQENVDVEMLVGEEGINSLLKTMRTYSENEELLSMICTLLMMIAASEMAAEALRKAGVITDVLSIISNFPQNRQICLSCSGILWSLAVNESNMGQASLKNAVQIITGVLQEHREDGEVVESACSALWVLTLQGCLIESQYEPTTLLLLDALRMNPERPVLVKNTCLALASLLRISELSAFRLIVTDTKGSGISLIKDSYHFHCDDPEVVENICMLINEMVQYGDNYPCGFSTFETAEVR
- the STKLD1 gene encoding serine/threonine kinase-like domain-containing protein STKLD1 isoform X6 — encoded protein: MESYTVLEQLEPGALGTMLVVELKTEKEGAGRKYVLKQVECIDEQQANEALKEAMDLLKLQHSNICIYKELFITWDNKISSLFLCLVMQHSSQGDLSSLIKAKRKKREKVEDMVLQKFLGQMVDALFYIHKQNVFHRNLKPSNILLTDEVSFMLCDFSVETLMTDEMKWKIRVEEDPDSKSWMSPEALCFSFSEKSDIWSLGCILLDMMTCFFLKVKDTNSLLQDIRKDTSSLERVLTLMQKGNKETLPLSQILLMMLQILPSMRPSAKDLVDIPYVMECLTLAGSSLSKQEKTLPSAILDMLLEGGIGSVLEFMQTYWDIEQAQAKAIKRLASLLGEENGMALMCLLELLDPVTCAMRTHIDSLELQLDGCRLLLNIIGQALQENVDVEMLVGEEGINSLLKTMRTYSENEELLSMICTLLMMIAASEMAAEALRKAGVITDVLSIISNFPQNRQICLSCSGILWSLAVNESNMGQASLKNAVQIITGVLQEHREDGEVVESACSALWVLTLQGCLIESQYEPTTLLLLDALRMNPERPVLVKNTCLALASLLRISELSAFRLIVTDTKGSGISLIKDSYHFHCDDPEVVENICMLINEMVQYGDNYPCGFSTFETAEVR